In Macadamia integrifolia cultivar HAES 741 unplaced genomic scaffold, SCU_Mint_v3 scaffold_138A, whole genome shotgun sequence, the sequence NNNNNNNNNNNNNNNNNNNNNNNNNNNNNNNNNNNNNNNNNNNNNNNNNNNNNNNNNNNNNNNNNNNNNNNNNNNNNNNNNNNNNNNNNNNNNNNNNNNNNNNNNNNNNNNNNNNNNNNNNNNNNNNNNNNNNNNNNNNNNNNNNNNNNNNNNNNNNNGGAGATGGAAGGGGAGAAGATGGTGACGAAAGGGATCAGTCGTAGAATAAGAGTACCACCTATAGTGGATCAAGCGGGATGGTTCTCTTCAGCAGATTCTGCTAAAAGTTATATTAGTTCGTTTTATTTAATACAAAACAAGACTAGTTTATCCTTTTTCCTCACAAGTCAAGTACAGTGAACTACCAAGGTAGGGTAATAATATGAAAAGACACAAGTGTGTGGTTGAGGGCCTTGAGGCTTTAGCTGGTAGTATGCCATTTAGGATTTCAGTCAATGTGAGAACTAACTTACTTGGAGCAGAGAGCCGCTCATAATTAGTTATTCGTTGGTTAGAAAATTACTGGTGTTTCTTGTTATTTGCTTTTGTTATTGCCTTCTTTATTTCTGAGCTAAGTTTGTGTGTTTCTTGCAGTCTTCCCTTGCAGCTGCCAGAGCAGACAATTTTTACTATCCTCCAGAATGGAGTCCAAACCAGGTATGCATGATAATTTGAACTTTGTTAATCCATTTTGATATTGCCAGACTGGTCAATTTTAATCTTAGGttccattcccccccccccttccgtTCTCCCCCAATGACTAGGCTTTTGTATGCATTTACTCTGCAGGGATCCCTGAACAAGTTTCATGGTCAACATGCtttaagagagagagcaagGAAGATAGACCAGGGCATCTTAATCATAAGGTATTTGACTGCACTgtcatattattattttttttttaaataatacaTTCAAATGTCACTTTCTGAATGGGTTTTAGCCGTATGGCAGTTAGTAAGACGTATTTATCATCAATAAATAGTATGGTGAATGGGAGTTTTGATGGCGTTTTAATTGCTTGATTTTATAGAAATGGACTTTTAAATTTTGCTAAACCTGTTTGTAATAGCACTTTGGGATGCAATCTTCCTTAATCGTTACATTAATCCACATGTTGCAGTCTGTCCATTTATAGGAAATTAACTTTTTAATTTAGAGCCACGTGGCTTGATGTTTAAGCATCAGATAAGTTAGAAGATTGTGTCACTACAATTGAAATTATATCCAAATAGTGAGTATTGGCTCTTGTAGAATGCGATCTGCATTGATATTTGCCTTATGAACAGTTTATTCTGTAAATTTAGTCATTGATTTCCCATCATTTGGTTCTTCTGTAGGAGATCAGTTTACTTTTGTTGCTATTTCTTTCTCTGTGACACAAATTTTATACGACTAGAATCTAGGAATGGGTAGAAAAATGTGTTTTTATCACCAGATAGTGCACTGCAAGGAACAATCATTAAACAAATTAGCTCATATGCAGAACTTTCAGGAGGTTGTGAACTATTTCCACAATGCAATCATCCTAATGAGGTTAATTCTGTTACAGGTTTGAAATGCCTTTCAATATATGGTGTGGAGGTTGTAATTCTATGATTGCAAAAGGAGTGAGATTCAACGCAGAGAAGAAGCAAGTTGGAAATTATTACTCCACCAAGGTATTTTATAATCATAATAAAGATGTTTTATAGATGTTTTATCAGCATCGATATTACTATATGTTGATCCCATAATGTTGGGGCTCCTGTTTAAGACCTGTTGTCCTCCTAATGGAGCTTCTCTAAAATTTCTTGCCTGCATGTCATCTTTAGATATGGAGCTTTACCATGAAATCTGCATGCTGCAAACATGAGATTGTCATTCAAACCGATCCAAAGAACTGTGAATATGTAATAATTAGTGGGGCACAGCGTAAGACTGAAGATTTTGATATTGAGGATGCGGAAACATTTGAACTGCCTGCAGATGAAGGTAATCCCTGAAATTGACATTTGACAAACGTACTTTGTTCActgtcatatattttttttcactgtCATATATGTTTACTAAATGAAAGACAAATGTTCTAGAAAGAGGCAAGCTTGCGGATCCATTCTACCGTCTTGAGCACCAAGAAGaggatttgaaaaagaaaaaagaagctgAGCCAGTACTCGTGCGTCTCCAACGGGAGTCTGATGCCCGGCATTCAGACGACTATGCGCTCAACAAGGCCCTTCGTGCGCGACTAAGAGTATGAGACTGGACAAAATATTTGCTTATATGATTTCCAGCTTCTTTACCATGTTACTGTAGTATCATCTGACTTGTTTTCTATCTTAAAAATCATTCagcaacaaaagaaaagggTCACTGAAGAAGAGAGAGTCTCTAGGAAGATGGGCCTAGGGATACGACTACTTCCAGCATCAGAAGAAGACACTGCTGCAGCAGCACGTGTCAAGTTCTCCAACAAATTtgaaaagaataagaaagaaaagcGTGCAGCAATCAATGCCGCCCCAATTTTTTCCAACTCATTAGGTTCATCATCCATAAAGAAGCGACTAGAACTCGAGtccaaaaggagaaaaataatgGCTGGGGCTGCATCCAACCTACTGGCTGGGGGATACAAGCCGTCCGCATGGTCTTTGACTTGATTTCTATGGCGGAGCAGAAGGGAAGGTCTGTACTTAACATTACAGCAATGATTAATGAAATTTAGAGATTCCACTTCTGATCCTGGATAGTCTGCTGAATAATGCTGAAATTCAGGAAGCCACTCCAGGAAGCTGTTTAATATAGGGAACACTTCTTTTTGTGTGGTGGTCTTTTTTAGATGAATGAATGATGTATAAATTTAGATGTGTATAGCTAGAAACTACAATTCTATGGCTGTTCTTTTATTGGAGTTTAGCAAAGCTTTCTGTGTTTTTGGAGAGTTGATCTTGAACCAGCGGGATGTGATGTAACGGTTAAGTTGTAATATTGTATTATCAATATGTGGGTCACaggtttgaaacttgaaaacagcctctcctgtaAAGTAGAGGGTCAGGTTGTGGACATTTGtccctcccagaccctacagtagtggccttaccaaaaaaaacccTTCAGTATTGGAAGCGTATGTATTGAGTTGCTCTCCGATCTGGAACCAGCAGGACTTTTTGGTAATTAATTGAGTCTGGAATTTACTTGGCTGTTTTAATTTAGTTAATCCTTTGCCACATCTCATACAGATGGTGTCCATGTGATAAAGGCCCCACTCTTATCTCACTGGTATTTCTGCCTTAGACAAGTATCTGTAATGACCAATGTGGTAGGGGCATAGTGTTCTATTATAACATGGTCTCCCCATAATTACCACTTGGCAAGTGGTGAGGTTTCAAAATCAATTAAGTTGTGTCATGAGGACCCTTTTCAAGTAGCAACAGGACATTAGGCCCGTATGTTTTTCCTATGCATTTCAAAAAACCCATCATTCCATTAAACTAACAATAAAAGTAGAAACACTAGTCAAATCAAAATATGCGTTAAAATGCTCTTACCTCCTATATATTaggtggatattttttttttttcctagaatATTAGGTGCCTgggcatggatttagttcttggtatcGGTCCCTGTCGATACTGATCTAATGGTATCATAGAGGATCGGTGCGTATTGATTGCTTTTACTcttgtttttcagaaaaaagagttttttactgttttacctcTGAAATGATATGGGTAATCGATCTGGATCAGTTAGGGATCAGAGATCGATCTCAACcaatatcgatacgatactgatacttgaaaccatgtcaCTGGGTGATTCTTTGAtggaaaaaaattctttttccgaaggtaaacaataaaaatggtataaaaataaatagattctACAAACAAGTAtattaaatcattttttataataaaagcaaaaataaaatagaaattgcATACATGTCAAATGGTAAGTAGATGGTGTGTTTTTGTTACTAGCAATGGATATTCAAAATCACCCCGGTATGATAATTTTCTACCTTATTACCCTAAAGTATGTATCATTCATCATactacgttttttttttttttttttttaaacttagaTATATGTTAGATATttagaataagaaaaaataattatgatgatatttttccTAACAATTTTTTAACAATTATTCAATTGAAAAATGTAGAAATAAATACATATAACAATGCAAAAAAGAATGGAGGTCGCAAACTAACACTCACACAACACAAAGATTAACGTGGTTTAACAAGATAACTGACATTCAAAGTGAGATGAGATTCGCTTCCCTATCAATGAAAAATAGGGTTATAGTCGCTCATTCTCACACTTCTCTCAGATCACAGAGAATAAGTCATCACTATAAATTTATAGTGAAAATTACATAGGCACACAATATTGAAGTACCCATATACCAAGACTCCCATCCCTGCCATTTCGttgacaaaaacaaaaataacatgCAAAGTGGGCTGATGTCTTCTATGAATGCATCATTCACTTGGGCCCTTCAAATTCAACCCACAAATCTATATGACGGAATACATCATATGGTACCCCTCCAACAATCTCCACCATTATAGAGCCTCCTATAAAGATTCATGTAGATGTCTTCATCCCTATATCTCAAAATATGTACTAACCCGCACATGTTTGGTGCATCCCTCACCTTCAACAACGACTACTATTGATCAAGTCCCAACAAGTTTCAAAATCTTTTGTGGTGACCGTCTTGGTGAGAGTATCTGCAAGGTTGCTATTTCTATGAATTTTCCTCAAGTGAATGATGCATTCTAAGACAAGCTACTGATCTTTATGAAacctcacatcaatatgctttgttctTACATGAAACACTTTATTTtttgcaagatgtatgacaCTCTCATTGTCACAATATAACAtcgtacctccttgctccaatcCCAATTCACGAATCATCCCAGCCAACCAAACTCCTTCATTGGCAATATCAACCACTACCATGTACTCTGTCTCTGTAGTGGTAATGCAATTATAGATTGAAGCATCACCCTCCATAAGATAGGTCCACTAGCTAATATAAATACCTACCCTTTAGTCGACCTTTGCCTATCTCAGTCACTAGCGTGACTagaattaataaataattttcagATCCATAGTCTTGCTCAGATATctaaagatccacttaattaCATTATGATGTTTCTTCCCTAGATTATTCATATGTATCGATTGACAATGCATAGTATACATGAGACTCCCGAATGCGCTAGCATAGGGAAACCAAGAGATGTGCTtaacctcctcatgtgttgttgTAGGGCATTGTTTTTCAAATAGCTTAAAGTGGTTAGCTAATGGAGTGCTAACTGATTTATTCTTTTTCATGTTAAAACATTCTAGCCCCTTTTCAACATACCTTTTCtaagttacccaaagtttacatGTACATCTCTACATATTTTTATGTCAAAGATCATCTTCGTAGCATCAAGATCCTTCCTTCTcaactcaacactcaacaaagaTTTGAAAAAAGTATAATATGCTTATTCTTAACAATAATGAGTATGTCAttaacataaagcatcaacaaaataatagaattatcacCTAAAACTTTATAATATACATGAtaatcatactcacttcttgagtAATCAAACTGCACTATTTGGGAATCAAAGCACTTGTACCACTAGCtagagattgcttaagaccataaagcaaCTTTTTGAACAAACAGACCatgaatcattatttttttccccttgcaccttgaaaccttcaggctacTCTACGTAAATTTGTTTCTTCAAATTACAATGAAGAAACATCGTCTTCACGTTAAGTTAttccatttcaaaataaaaaatgactacTGATATAAGTAGTACTCGAATTGAAATGTGCTTCACCACCAGATAATATTTCACTGTAATCTACCCAGCCTTGTTCTTATGTAAAATTCATTTCTTCTATCATTGTTATCATCCATTTACTACCCTACTCATCTCTTAGAGGTAGAGCATCCTCGTAGAAAGATGGATCATATGTATCCATGCAACCATGTTTTCAAACCCGTATCTCTTAGATAGAGAAAGGTTAAACGGAGGAGATCCCTTAGTAGTAGGACAAAACTCATTTGTATAGTAAATGAGGCCACAAACATCGCGAACAAAGAACATATCAAACTTCACTTCCACTGTAACCTCTTTGTCATCCACAGTCTTGGTTTTGGTTGACAAAATTACTAGTCCACGCTTAGTAAAAATCACCTTCATCCTAACAGAACATGGAGGGAGTCCTTCACCGTTGGAACACTGCTAAATCATTGATGGTTTACCAACACAGAGCGTTGCACAGTGAATAGAATCATTAGTCATATGCTCAAATGGAATAATACAAAGTTGAATCCAAAGAAGAGGAACTTCATGCACTTTACAGAAGGCTGCAATTTCAGGAGACTGTGACATTAGATGAAGAAGATGGTGTTTATACCACCAAGGAGCATTGAGAACAGAATCACAAgctttgaaaaaatataaatcaatAGAGAAACTACCCTTTTCAAAGCAAGAAATAAAATTAGCTCCATATGGTTCCAAAATCaatacaagaaaatattataGGCTATGCATAGCGGGCATTGGAAAGGTATAATATAACCATAAAGAACAATCATCTGACAGTGAGGACAAGGGTTACACAAAGCAAGAGAAGTTTTACATTGCACAAGGTTACTTACTAGGGGGAGAAAAAACACAACTGCTAGAATAGGGAGTGGCACCATGACACGCTCAAATTAGCCACCTTGAAAGGTAGGATGCGTGGCACCTGACTATAAGGATACTCATTATAACCACGACTCTGAATGTTAGGAGAGGGAGGAGACTTGAGTCCTCTTCATGTAGTAGAGACATACTAGGACTCTAACTACTTGAAGAGGGAAAGATACCCAAATAAGTGGAGATTCCCCAAAGAAAAGGGGAGACGTGAAAGGAGGAGGTCCTCCTTAATCACCCTAAGTttagaaagaggaggaaaatgTATCCCAGTAGGACTCAATAAAGAGACATTCCTAAAAAAGAACGCTGGAAGACAGAGTGAGGTAAGTCAATACGTTCACACCATTACTCATCTGAAAAACTGTTGTgcgagtctctaacttgggcgtcggaggactaatcctggAACCACTTCCAGGCCTCTGCCTTTTGTGCTTTTGCAAGATCAACACTCAACCTTCGACAGATTCTCAGCGGCAACAGATTGGTGTTGTCTGTGGGAATGACAGAGTAATGGTGGGAAAAACCTACAACcgtaagaaaacaaaagtagCACCGAGTAGAAATATGAATGTGGAGGAGCCTTCAGAACCTCTGCGGACATCGACGGACATCGACGAAGAATGAGGGAACAACAATCGAGAAGGTTCTGTGAGTTTCTATTAGAAATTTGGTGCATAGGGATAGCAATCCCCCATTAGGAGCTCAgtctaaggccgagcagacctgaccaaagggtccCCCCTCATATGGGAGCTTAGCccaaggccaagcggacctATCCAAAGGACCCTCCCTTGGCCGGAgtctcaggccaaggccgatcATATCCGACCAAAGACACAACTTAGTCCCACACTTTGGAAATTTCCTTTGTTCACAGGCTTAGAGATAGCTGAAGGTCTCATCTAAAGTCatgaaaaaagagggaaaaggcTAATAGTACCCCTTGACCTTTGGACAAGAAGAAAGCTTTGGCCTTCATGACCCTTTCATCGGGCCAAATGCACACCTAGGTCATCCCTCATACTCAATATTGGCTAAAGCATATGTTACACTTAGAAAAATCTACTTGTGCAGAAGCTTCGGCCTTCATACCCCTACCATAAGGTCAAAGACATACCTTGACCATCCTTCGGATACGAGATTAATCACTGAGgatgcaaagaaaaaaagaagatgcaGCGAGAAGGGAAAAGCTAAATATTTCATTAGAATAAAATCCCTTTGAAGGCAAGTACAAAAAATAAGACTAAAGGCCTCAATTACATACCGAGGCCCGAAGGCCacaaaaggaataaaagaaaaggtaagGGGGAGCTTCACAGAGCATCAATCGGTAGAGCAGTCTCATCCTTGGCCAGTGCAGAGACGTCTCGATCAGAGTTGTCATGGTCAGGGGCAAAGGAACCTCGTGGTGCAGTTGGACCTCCTCCTTGTTGCCACTCACCTCCTCATTAGCCACTTCGATCGCGACTAGGGCTGCTTCATCACCATCGTCCTCAAAAATGAGGCTACTCCCTTCAAAGAAGATCTTTAGATGATCTTCAAGTATCCAGCCTCGAACCTCGGTGGTGCCCATGGTATACCCGTGAGCAACAACACGTTTAACCTCCTCCCAAAACTCCTCAAAGTCTTTGTATCGTTCAACCCCTCGGGCTTCGGCCTCCCAGAGCTTCGCCATCACCTTGGCCTTCAACTCCGAAACCTTGCGGTCGGACTCCTAAAATGCCTTAAGGAGGTCAGCGTCCAGATGATCCACCTTCTCCAGGAGGACAGAACGCTCGTTCTCTAAGGTCGACTTCTCTCGTTCAGACGCCTTGAGGTCCCTAACTAGCACCTAGGCCCGGATCGTCAGCTAGGCCACCTGGTTCTGGGCCTAAACAAGATTCACTCTTAGTtaattataagaaaaagaaaaagaggcaaAGTAGAAAGACGAAGTCCTAAGTATGAAGGTTACCCATGCCATGAAAATACAAGTGTTGGTGATCATGGCTGCAGTCCCTTGGCTCTGAGCATTTGCAGCGTCCCTCAGAAGGTTTCCCTTCTACACCAGCTCTCAGGCTACCTACCCAACTGATAAGGTATCACCCTCCTTGACAGACCATTGGGGGATGAAACCAGCCTCGGATCGGCCTCGGCTTACCCTAGGGCTTCGAAAATCAGCCTCAAGAGAAACTACACGAGGAAGCGGTGAGATGTGGCCTAGGGCAGCAAGGGCCTGAATGGCATCGGGGGTAGGGTCCTCGACCTTGGCTTTCTTCTTTGAGGGAGCCTTGAATGTTGAGGcccccctcttcttctgttgcttcTGTTTCAGCTGCGCGTCCCATGCCCTAGCCTCCTTCCCCTGAGCCTGCCTCTGAGCAGCAACAGCCTTTACCTCAGCCCTAGTAAGTTGCACTGCaaacaagagaaaaatgaaaaatcagtATGAGGCTCGAGGGTCTGAAGCCAGAGCAAATTCGGGCAGGCCTAAAACTCACCCGGGCTGAGCCTGAATCAAAACAAGACAATGTCCGATTGAAGGCTATTGGACTCAATAGGTGGACCTTGAAGCTTGTTCCTAACCAACGCCAGTGACTCCGCATCTGTCTCGAAGAGGGCAGGCGCAGAGTTCACGTCCTTCAAATCAGGGATGTCCTAGACATTGCCGAAGGGAAACCCCTTCAAGGATCTCACAAAGAAGAACTTGAACTTCCAGTCGTGGATCGATATAGGATTCCCATTCAGTAGCCTAATGTCCTTCCGAGGGCTGAAGTAATGCCAACCTGAGTCACCCTTATTGGTACCGAGGGACAGACAgttgagaaagagaggaaaagagataGGTCTCCAAATCCGAGAGAAATAAATTATGAAGCTGAGTATTTACCGCCACCCATTCGGGGTTAGTTAGGCAAGATAGATGCCATAGTGGCGAAACACTTGGTCGAAGAAGGGGTGAAGAGGAAGCCGAAGTCCAGCCTTAAAGGCACCTCAGTAGAAACAAAGTTCCCCATGGTTCCTATAGCTAGCCCAATCTGAGGGGTACGAGTTCTGAAGGACAAACTCATCCAGAATACTGTAGGAGGCCCTAGGCTCATCAAACTCGTCCTCAGTTAAGGTAGACACTATGTCCCTAGCCTCAAAGGCAAGGGATTCGTTCGTTTGAGCTGAGATTCAAGAACCCCTTCCCTAATGTCCTCACAGTTCGGACCCTCTACGGATTCACGAAGTGTCACAGTAGAGGAAGAGGTGCGGGATGAAGGGGACTTAGAAGACGAATCCAAAGACATCCCTCAGACACGCCCAGGACTATGATTCCTAGGGTTATACACAGTCCTCTCTGAGGATGAAGATCTGCTACCGAAGGAGCTGGACATAGGAACTTACTAATGatgaaaatcaagaaatttgaagatgaaagaaaagaCACGAGGCCAAAGGACGATGGCTCTGATAAGAGAAATAATGCCAAAAAGAGGGGAATGACACTATATATAAGCGAGGAAGCGACGGTCTGACTCCTCGAGGCCATTAATGACCATGACACGTCATCAGGGCGACTTCTTGAGGACCGCTCGAAAggtcctccctcggttgggggctcaggccaaggccaagctgacctgaccgaaggtccctccattggttgggagctcagatCAATGCCAAGTAGACTTGACCAAAGGGTCTTCCCTCGGTCAGGGTTCAAAGggcgtttaaaaaaaaaaaaaaaaaaggcgttGGTACTCCCACTAGAAGGGATTCTCAGTGGCAGTAAGGGGATTTCTGATACGCTCAAATTAGCCACCCTATAAGGTAGGGACACGTGGCACCCAACTATAAGGATACTCATTATAACCACAACTCCGAATGTCAGGAGAGGGAGGAGACTTGAGTCCTCTTCAAGTAGTAGAGACATACTAGGACTCTAACTACTTGAAGAGGGAAAGATACTCGAATAAGTGGAGATTCCCCAGAGAAAGGGGGAGACGTGAAAGGAGAAGGTCCTCCTTAATCACCCTAAGTTTACAAAGAGGAGAAAAACGTATCCCAGTAGGACTCAACAAAGAGGCAATCCTATGAAAGAACGTTGGAAGACAAAGCGAGGTAAGTTAATACattcacaccattactcttcTGAAAAACTGTTGTGCGAGTCTCTAACTTGgacatcggaggactaatcccggaaccacttccgggcctctgccttctgtgcttatGCAGGATCGACACTCAACCTTCTACAGATTCTCGGAGGCAACACACCATAATGAAAGGGTTGAGGAGATTTTTGTTAAGACCAGAAATAGCATAATGAATTATATTTTTGCTCCTTAGGGTTGCAAGGATACTAGTGGGAATCCAAGTGCCCAAGGTTGATATTGTTGTGCAAAATAGTAACCGAAGAGGGACAAGATGGTGAAGCACCTAAAATGCTTGGAGGAGCttcaagaaaaaaggaaagtttcaagaagcaaaatggaaaaacagaaaatgatgacataacgtatataacaaaatatatatatatatatatatatatatatatggataggAAATGGAAGAGAGAAACGAAGCCACCACAAAAGAGGCCAACAAAGAAAAAGGCCAACAGGGCATGAAGACGGATACGAGGAGAGTGAACTTAAGAAAGAGGagtagaaaaaaaataggaaaaaccaTGATGACAATAGTTTATGAGAAAATGAACTCTGCCTAAGAGTGTAGCTTACACTAGCACTTCCCCTGATTCTTTTTCTCCTCCTATGAAATAACATATTTATCCCTCTTTTTGTTAGAGGAAAGAGAGACTCAGGAAGATGCTAACGTACATTACACTTTCGGACAGAGAAATAAATCTCATTGTTTATATAGAGACTACAGCAGAAGGAACATGACCGAGGAAGTCTCCACAACCTCCCAAAAGTGACTGGCTGTTAAAGAGTGGATCAAAGGAAATGAAGGAAACCAAGAAGAAATCGAaaaagttaataaaaaaaagagaaaaaggatggGAAAGACAACATCGTAAGTGACTTAGTTCTTGTACTTGATGTGTTTCAGCTCGTATCTCAGAGTCATATAAACTAAAAGACACATTCTTGTTACATGGATGTGGACATATCTTTTGTAAGTTTGTTTTATTCTCATTCTAATAATGATTACTTACATTTTTTGCTtaaattaatttctaatttagaATTTGAtaagtcaagaaaaaaaaattttatcaaaaCCAATATATAAATCC encodes:
- the LOC122070886 gene encoding coiled-coil domain-containing protein 130, producing MSSLAAARADNFYYPPEWSPNQGSLNKFHGQHALRERARKIDQGILIIRFEMPFNIWCGGCNSMIAKGVRFNAEKKQVGNYYSTKIWSFTMKSACCKHEIVIQTDPKNCEYVIISGAQRKTEDFDIEDAETFELPADEERGKLADPFYRLEHQEEDLKKKKEAEPVLVRLQRESDARHSDDYALNKALRARLRQQKKRVTEEERVSRKMGLGIRLLPASEEDTAAAARVKFSNKFEKNKKEKRAAINAAPIFSNSLGSSSIKKRLELESKRRKIMAGAASNLLAGGYKPSAWSLT